The following nucleotide sequence is from Gymnodinialimonas phycosphaerae.
GGAAGCGGTAGTCGACGCCGTCCACTTCGCCCGACCGCGGCGGCCGCGTGGTGGCCGAGACCGAAAAGCTGAGGGTCGGGTCCCATTCCATCAACCGCCGCGCCAGCGTTGATTTGCCCGCGCCCGAGGGTGAGGACAGGATGATCAAAAGGCCACGCCGTTCCACTTCAGTCATCTTCACTCCACATTCTGCACCTGCTCGCGCATCTGATCGATGGTCAGTTTCAGGTCAAGGCCAATGGCGGTCAGGTCCGTGTCCGCAGACTTGGCACAGAGCGTGTTGGCCTCGCGGTTGAACTCCTGCATCAGGAAATCCAGCTTGCGTCCGACGGGGCCGCCGGTGGTGATCAACGCGCGGGCGGCGGCGACATGGGCGCCAAGCCGGTCGATCTCTTCGGTGACGTCGCCCTTGACGGCCAGTGTCGCCAGTTCCTGCGCCAGACGCGCTTCGTCCACGATATCGGTGGCCTCCAGCAAGGCTGCCACCTGGCTCCGCAGCCGGTCCCCCTGCACCTCGGTTCGCGCGTTGGCCGCCGCCTTGGCGGCCTGTGTCAACTGCTCGATCGTGGCAAGCTGCGCCATCATCACCTCGGCTAGGGCGTTGCCCTCGGTGCGGCGCATGTCCACGAAGGCGGCGATCAACTCATCGGCCTCGATCATCAACGCCTCGACGCTTGGCAAACCAGCCGCGTCCGTGCCGTCCATCACGCCGCGCATGCCCAGGACATCC
It contains:
- a CDS encoding YicC/YloC family endoribonuclease, which codes for MSDPGLASMTAFASSEGAAEGFSWSWDLRSVNGRGLDLRLRLPDSLAALEQPLRAALKKAMTRGNVTLGLRLTREALAGGRLSVEALDAALEIIAQVEARANGGLTHSTAVDVLGMRGVMDGTDAAGLPSVEALMIEADELIAAFVDMRRTEGNALAEVMMAQLATIEQLTQAAKAAANARTEVQGDRLRSQVAALLEATDIVDEARLAQELATLAVKGDVTEEIDRLGAHVAAARALITTGGPVGRKLDFLMQEFNREANTLCAKSADTDLTAIGLDLKLTIDQMREQVQNVE